In Lotus japonicus ecotype B-129 chromosome 5, LjGifu_v1.2, one genomic interval encodes:
- the LOC130720349 gene encoding peptidyl-prolyl cis-trans isomerase FKBP16-4, chloroplastic: MELSLIRPPMLLHCPLNSILFSTRTHNKTSYRLPCRCSCSSSNKTAAEPVTESLQIEGRRELLSCLITTVAGVFACDVAGAVSTSRRALRGAKIPESDFTTLPNGLKYYDLKVGNGAEAVKGSRVAVHYVAKWRGITFMTSRQGMGVGGGTPYGFDVGESERGNVLKGLDLGVQGMRVGGQRLLIVPPELAYGKKGVQEIPPNATIEVDIELLSIKQSPFGTAVKIVEG, from the exons ATGGAACTCTCTCTGATCCGTCCTCCTATGCTTCTTCATTGCCCCCTCAACTCCATTCTCTTCTCAACAA GGACACACAACAAAACATCATACAGGTTACCATGCCGCTGCTCATGTTCTTCCTCTAATAAAACTGCTGCAGAACCAGTTACAGAGTCTTTACAGATTGAAGGAAGAAGAGAATTACTCAGTTGTCTCATCACAACTG TTGCTGGAGTCTTTGCATGTGATGTGGCTGGAGCTGTTAGCACAAGTAGAAGAGCT CTACGAGGAGCAAAAATTCCTGAAAGTGATTTCACAACCTTGCCCAATGGTCTGAA GTACTATGATTTGAAAGTTGGGAATGGAGCTGAGGCTGTAAAAGGATCGCGTGTCGCA GTTCATTATGTTGCTAAGTGGAGAGGTATCACCTTTATGACCAGTAGACAAGGAATGGGCGTTGGAGGAGGAACG CCGTATGGATTTGATGTAGGCGAATCTGAgagaggaaatgtcctcaaagGGTTGGATTTAGGAGTGCAGGGCATGCGAGTAGGAGGCCAG CGATTGTTAATTGTTCCTCCTGAACTTGCGTACGGAAAGAAGGGAGTCCAAGAAATACCTCCAAATGCAACAATAGAG GTAGATATTGAACTGCTTTCCATCAAACAAAGTCCATTTGG GACTGCGGTAAAGATCGTCGAAGGTTGA